The Thalassophryne amazonica chromosome 13, fThaAma1.1, whole genome shotgun sequence genome window below encodes:
- the cnrip1b gene encoding LOW QUALITY PROTEIN: CB1 cannabinoid receptor-interacting protein 1b (The sequence of the model RefSeq protein was modified relative to this genomic sequence to represent the inferred CDS: inserted 1 base in 1 codon), translated as MARIPQTVKIGISLKMLPNSAVYLKSDGSRFEQTRTIKLLTGSKYKIEVVVKPGAVEATSMAVGGVTLPLEQQSKDAQSVVYRGQYDTEGVVHTKSGERRXVQASIQFTEAGLFETVWQVKYYNYNKRDHCQWGNSFSSIEYECKPNDTHMLMWVNKETFV; from the exons ctgaaa ATGCTTCCAAACAGCGCTGTGTACTTAAAGTCCGACGGATCCCGGTTCGAGCAGACCCGGACCATTAAACTGCTGACCGGATCCAAATACAAAATCGAAGTGGTCGTTAAACCTGGAGCGGTTGAGGCCAC GTCAATGGCTGTGGGTGGAGTGACATTACCTTTGGAGCAACAGTCTAAAGATGCACAGTCAGTGGTCTATAGGGGTCAGTATGACACAGAGGGTGTGGTACACACCAAGAGTGGGGAGAGGC CGGTTCAGGCCAGCATACAG TTCACAGAGGCAGGCCTGTTTGAAACTGTGTGGCAGGTTAAGTACTATAACTACAACAAGCGGGACCACTGCCAGTGGGGCAACAGCTTCTCCAGCATTGAGTACGAGTGCAAACCCAACGACACACACATGCTGATGTGGGTCAACAAGGAGACATTTGTCTGA